One window of the Anomaloglossus baeobatrachus isolate aAnoBae1 chromosome 12, aAnoBae1.hap1, whole genome shotgun sequence genome contains the following:
- the ANKRD34A gene encoding ankyrin repeat domain-containing protein 34A, producing MRDSTMLHTEGSALLKAVWQGKFRLTRLLLEGGAYINEGNAQGETPLMAACLAKYDDPQNKSRMVKYLLENGADPNMPDKMGKTALMHACCNLTGASVVAVLLEHGSDPSIKDYSGTSALMYALNKGDRETLRVLLDACKARGKEVIIITTDTSPSGTKKTKQYLNSPPSPGVDEKQSPSVCMSPSDIDLKTSLSPASEKEEARDVFNFNMGTRLTCPTSSKLEIKTSDHIPNKGRMVNKKQLKRLNSEPWGLVAPSVLAASHLVAPAAKPTVEESEETIITEINNLSITKRPLLSRRHSIEGQDSSCFKTEEQSSEEDPSGPDSLWADKVHLSHLHQPLSRRNTAPEAQETSNATLAPTIGANLRGVPHHKLTRMDHYESDSHLCPDSIPGSPDSGRVSLERRKYNASPLTLFTSSSRESLESIPSAVSPMTVRRRTPGLLERRGSGTLLLDHISHTRPGFLPPLNVNLNPPIPDIRSNGKAPSPVHGSQKTLIPVAPSSPKHFDAKAKKKLIRRHSMQTEQIKQLASFQNLFTQNESDN from the coding sequence ATGAGAGACTCCACCATGTTGCATACTGAGGGCAGTGCCTTACTAAAGGCGGTGTGGCAGGGGAAATTCAGACTGACGCGCCTTTTGCTGGAAGGAGGTGCTTACATCAATGAGGGCAATGCCCAGGGTGAAACCCCTTTGATGGCAGCCTGCTTAGCCAAATATGATGACCCCCAAAATAAGTCCCGAATGGTAAAATACCTTCTGGAAAATGGGGCTGACCCAAACATGCCTGACAAGATGGGTAAAACTGCTTTAATGCATGCTTGCTGCAATCTGACCGGAGCAAGCGTTGTCGCGGTTTTGCTTGAACATGGTTCAGACCCCAGCATTAAAGACTACTCAGGCACATCTGCTCTTATGTATGCTCTTAATAAAGGTGACCGAGAAACCTTAAGGGTCCTCTTGGATGCTTGTAAAGCTAGAGGCAAAGAGGTAATCATCATAACCACGGATACTTCTCCATCTGGGACCAAAAAAACCAAGCAGTATCTCAACTCTCCCCCATCTCCAGGAGTTGACGAAAAGCAATCTCCATCAGTATGTATGTCTCCCTCCGACATTGATTTAAAAACATCCCTCTCCCCAGCAAGCGAGAAAGAAGAAGCACGGGATGTGTTTAACTTCAATATGGGAACCAGGCTGACGTGCCCTACATCAAGCAAACTAGAAATTAAAACCTCCGATCACATACCCAATAAAGGAAGGATGGTGAACAAAAAGCAACTCAAGAGGCTAAACTCTGAACCTTGGGGTTTAGTAGCCCCTTCCGTCTTGGCTGCTTCCCATCTGGTGGCCCCTGCTGCTAAGCCTACTGTTGAAGAATCTGAAGAAACTATCATTACAGAAATAAATAACTTGTCCATTACCAAGAGACCATTATTGTCTAGACGTCACAGCATAGAGGGTCAAGATTCATCTTGCTTTAAAACCGAAGAGCAGTCGTCTGAAGAAGATCCCTCAGGACCAGACTCTTTATGGGCTGATAAGGTTCACTTAAGCCACCTACATCAGCCACTATCGAGGCGCAATACAGCACCTGAGGCTCAGGAAACATCTAATGCCACATTGGCTCCTACCATTGGAGCTAACTTACGAGGAGTTCCACATCATAAATTGACACGTATGGACCACTATGAATCAGATTCCCATCTCTGCCCTGATTCCATTCCCGGTTCTCCAGACTCTGGGCGTGTGTCTTTAGAACGGAGAAAATACAATGCTTCTCCTCTAACACTTTTTACCAGTTCCTCTCGAGAATCTTTAGAGAGTATTCCGAGCGCTGTCTCTCCTATGACTGTCCGTCGTAGAACCCCAGGTCTTCTCGAAAGGAGAGGATCTGGGACTCTTCTTCTAGATCACATATCTCATACCCGACCAGGATTCTTACCGCCGCTGAACGTTAACCTTAACCCTCCGATTCCTGATATCAGATCTAACGGCAAAGCTCCCTCACCGGTTCACGGCAGCCAGAAAACACTGATTCCAGTGGCCCCAAGTTCTCCGAAACACTTTGACGCCAAAGCCAAAAAGAAACTCATAAGGAGACATTCTATGCAAACAGAACAGATCAAACAGCTCGCCAGTTTTCAGAATCTCTTTACTCAAAATGAATCCGATAATTAA